From the Motacilla alba alba isolate MOTALB_02 chromosome Z, Motacilla_alba_V1.0_pri, whole genome shotgun sequence genome, one window contains:
- the LMBRD2 gene encoding G-protein coupled receptor-associated protein LMBRD2, which translates to MSGAALGLEIVFVFFLALFLLHRYGDFKKQHRLVIIATLLAWYLCFLIVFILPLDVSTTIYNRCKLAVNSSPAESNGSYITLAPSKQKCFKPWSYIPDGIMPIFWRVVYWTSQFLTWILLPFMQSYARSGGFSITGKIKTALIENAIYYGTYLLIFGAFLIYVAVNPNFNLQWNQLQTIGIAAANTWGLFLLVLLLGYGLVEIPRSHWNGAKRGYLLMKTYFKAAKLMTEKADAEENLEDIMEEVRKVSESIKYNHPLRKCVDTILKKCPTEYQERMGRNMDDYEDFDERQNSYPSEKSLAKLHKQVIYSVQRHRRTQVQWQILLEQAFYLEDVAKNETSATRQFVHTFHSQEPENKIIQYFYTPTVEWYWECLLRPWFYRVLAVVLATFSVIVVWSECTFFSTKPVLSLFAVFIQLAEKTYNYIYIEMACFLTIFFLSICVYSTVFRIRVFNYYYLASHHQTDAYSLLFSGMLFCRLTPPLCLNFLGLTHMDATISHKNTQPTAYTSIMGSMRVLSFIADGFYIYYPMLVVILCIATYFSLGTRCLNLLGFQQFMGDSEMTSDLIDEGKELIRREKRKRQRQEEGENRRREWKERYGNRDDSTRSRAVHTDQKESSFSETNTSRPLSKYTRSNGRTERDRIELLQDAEPLDFNADSVNDDPLESDSGRYQPGGRYLSMSRSKIFDDV; encoded by the exons ATGAGTGGTGCAGCACTGGGCCTCGAGATtgtgtttgtctttttcctGGCCTTATTCCTACTTCATCGGTATGGAGACTTCAAGAAACAGCATAGGCTGGTGATCATAGCAACATTATTGGCTTGGTATCTCTGCTTCCTGATTGTATTCATACTGCCTCTGGATGTCAGCACG ACTATTTATAATCGATGCAAACTTGCGGTTAACTCCAGTCCTGCAGAAAGCAATGGCTCTTACATTACTCTTGCTCCGAG CAAGCAAAAATGTTTCAAACCCTGGAGTTATATTCCTGATGGAATTATGCCAATTTTCTGGCGTGTTGTATATTGGACATCTCAGTTTTTAACCTG GATTCTGCTACCTTTCATGCAGTCATATGCTAGATCAGGAGGGTTCTCCATCACTGGAAAGATTAAAACTGCTTTGATTGAGAATGCCATCTATTACGGCACTTACTTGCTGATTTTTGGAGCATTTCTAATATATGTGGCTGTAAACCCAAACTTCAATTTACAATG gaACCAGCTTCAGACTATTGGAATAGCTGCTGCAAACACATGGGGTCTGTTCCTTCTTGTGTTGCTTTTGGGTTATGGTTTGGTGGAAATCCCTCGTTCTCACTGGAATGGGGCCAAGAGAGGATATCTACTCATGAAGACTTACTTCAAAGCTGCCAAACTGATGACTGAAAAAGCAGATGCAGAGGAGAATTTAGAGGATATTATGGAG GAAGTCCGTAAAGTAAGTGAGAGTATAAAATATAACCACCCCTTGAGGAAATGTGTTGATACAATACTGAAAAAG tGCCCTACTGAGTACCAGGAAAGAATGGGTAGGAACATGGATGATTATGAAGATTTTGATGAAAGACAGAACAGTTATCCCAGTGAAAAAAGTTTGGCCAAACTTCACAAGCAG GTAATCTATTCAGTGCAGAGACATCGTCGTACACAGGTCCAGTGGCAAATTCTTTTAGAGCAAGCATTTTACCTGGAAGATGTGGCAAAAAATGAAACCAGTGCAACTCGACAGTTTGTTCATACCTTTCATTCCCAggaaccagaaaataaaattattcagtatttttacaCGCCAACAGTTG agTGGTACTGGGAGTGCCTTCTCCGACCATGGTTTTACAGAGTGCTTGCAGTTGTGCTGGCCACATTCTCTGTAATTGTTGTGTGGTCAGAGTGCACATTCTTCAGCACAAAACCAGTTCTGTCGCTATTTGCGGTTTTCATACAGCTGGCAGAAAAGacatataattatatatacataGAG atGGCCTGTTTTCTTACCATCTTCTTCTTAAGTATCTGTGTTTACTCTACTGTCTTCAGGATCCGTGTATTTAACTATTATTACTTAGCTTCGCATCATCAGACAGATGCATACAGTCTCCTTTTCAGTGGCAT GTTATTTTGCCGTCTTACTCCACCATTGTGCTTAAACTTTCTGGGCTTGACCCATATGGATGCAACAATCTCTCACAAAAATACTCAGCCAACTGCTTATACATCT ATAATGGGATCCATGAGAGTGCTGTCCTTCATTGCAGATGGATTCTATATATACTACCCAATGCTTGTTGTCATTCTCTGTATTGCTACGTACTTCAG TTTAGGAACTCGTTGTTTGAATCTTTTGGGATTCCAGCAGTTCATGGGTGATAGTGAAATGACCTCTGATTTGATTGATGAAGGAAAAGAGCTAATCAGAAGAG agaaaagaaaacgACAGAGGCAGGAAGAAGGTGAAAACAGAAGGAGG GAATGGAAGGAGCGGTATGGAAATAGAGATGATTCCACTAGAAGCAGAGCTGTCCACACAGACCAGAAAGAATCCAGCTTCTCAGAGACCAACACCAGTAGAC caCTGTCAAAGTATACCCGTTCAAATGGTAGGACTGAAAGAGATAGAATAGAACTCCTCCAGGATGCAGAACCTTTGGATTTTAATGCAGACTCTGTTAATGATGACCCCCTTGAATCGGACTCAGGAAG GTACCAGCCTGGTGGAAGATACTTGTCAATGTCTCGAAGCAAAATATTTGATGATGTCTAA
- the SKP2 gene encoding S-phase kinase-associated protein 2 isoform X2, whose product MYRKHLQEIPSSSTNVSTSLEWDPGKTSELLSGMGVSALKKDKLGNENTPQDLLVSSPCLPPKRQKVKDNEKDFVIVRRPWLLREAESGISLDALPDELLLAIFAYLPLKDLLKVSMICKRWHRLSFDESLWQTLDLTGGNLLPGVLGQLLPAGVTVFRCPRSCIGDPLFKTSNLLKIQHLDLSNCTVSAADLHSIICLCEKLQNLSLEGLVLSDNIIKSIARNPNLVRLNLCGCSGFSAEALELMLSSCSMLEELNLSWCEFTATHVKAAVNHITSKITQLNLSGYRENLQIADVKTLVERCPLLVHLDLSDSMMLKPECFQYFKQLVFLQHLCLSRCYQISPAALVELGEIRTLKTLQVFGIVTDSSLQLLEEALPDMKINGSHFTSIARPTVGNKKSHEIWGIKCRLTLRNPSFF is encoded by the exons ATGTACAG AAAGCACCTTCAGGAGATCCCATCCTCTAGCACTAATGTTTCTACCAGCTTGGAATGGGACCCCGGGAAGACCTCGGAGCTTCTCTCGGGTATGGGCGTGTCGGCCCTTAAGAAAGACAAGCTGGGCAATGAAAACACACCACAGGACCTGCTGGTGTCATCGCCCTGTCTTCCTCCAAAAAGGCAGAAGGTGAAGGACAACGAAAAGGACTTTGTTATCGTGCGCCGGCCATGGCTGCTCCGAGAGGCAGAGTCAG GTATTTCTTTGGATGCACTTCCAGATGAATTGCTTCTGGCAATCTTTGCCTATTTGCCCCTAAAGGATTTACTGAAAGTTTCTATGATTTGCAAGAGATGGCATCGACTTTC ATTTGATGAATCTCTCTGGCAGACTCTTGATCTGACTGGTGGGAATCTGCTGCCAGGAGTGCTTGGACAGTTGTTGCCTGCAGGCGTTACTGTGTTCCGCTGCCCGAGATCTTGCATTGGGGATCCATTGTTTAAAACAAGCAA tctTCTTAAAATTCAGCACCTGGATTTGTCAAACTGCACAGTGTCTGCTGCAGATCTCCACAGTATTATTTGTCTGtgtgaaaagctgcagaacCTCAGCTTGGAAGGTCTAGTGCTTTCTGACAACATCATCAA GAGCATTGCTAGAAATCCCAATTTGGTACGACTGAATCTCTGTGGGTGCTCAGGGTTTTCTGCAGAAGCCTTGGAGCTGATGTTGAGCAGCTGTTCTAT gctggaggagctgaacTTGTCCTGGTGTGAATTCACAGCCACTCATGTCAAAGCAGCAGTCAATCACATTACTTCAAAGATCACCCAGTTAAATTTAAGTGGCTACAGAGAGAATCTACAAATAGCAG ATGTGAAAACGCTGGTGGAGAGATGTCCTTTGCTTGTCCATTTAGATCTCAG TGACAGCATGATGTTAAAGCCTGAGTGCTTCCAGTATTTTAAACAACTTGTGTTCCTACAACACCTGTGCCTTAGCCGATGTTACCAGATATCACCTGCTGCCTTAGT AGAGCTTGGTGAAATTCGAACACTGAAGACTCTTCAGGTATTTGGAATAGTGACTGAtagctccctgcagctcctcgaGGAAGCATTACCTGACATGAAGATCAATGGTTCACACTTTACCAGCATTGCAAGGCCAACTGTTGGCAACAAAAAGAGCCATGAGATTTGGGGCATCAAATGCAGATTGACACTGAGAAATCCTAGTTTCTTTTGA
- the SKP2 gene encoding S-phase kinase-associated protein 2 isoform X1, with the protein MLLGSSSCVWCQSGSTLRASGFCCVCRKHLQEIPSSSTNVSTSLEWDPGKTSELLSGMGVSALKKDKLGNENTPQDLLVSSPCLPPKRQKVKDNEKDFVIVRRPWLLREAESGISLDALPDELLLAIFAYLPLKDLLKVSMICKRWHRLSFDESLWQTLDLTGGNLLPGVLGQLLPAGVTVFRCPRSCIGDPLFKTSNLLKIQHLDLSNCTVSAADLHSIICLCEKLQNLSLEGLVLSDNIIKSIARNPNLVRLNLCGCSGFSAEALELMLSSCSMLEELNLSWCEFTATHVKAAVNHITSKITQLNLSGYRENLQIADVKTLVERCPLLVHLDLSDSMMLKPECFQYFKQLVFLQHLCLSRCYQISPAALVELGEIRTLKTLQVFGIVTDSSLQLLEEALPDMKINGSHFTSIARPTVGNKKSHEIWGIKCRLTLRNPSFF; encoded by the exons ATGCTTCTGGGATCCTCATCCTGTGTTTGGTGTCAGTCTGGCAGTACCCTCAGAGCCTCTGGGTTTTGCTGTGTCTGCAGAAAGCACCTTCAGGAGATCCCATCCTCTAGCACTAATGTTTCTACCAGCTTGGAATGGGACCCCGGGAAGACCTCGGAGCTTCTCTCGGGTATGGGCGTGTCGGCCCTTAAGAAAGACAAGCTGGGCAATGAAAACACACCACAGGACCTGCTGGTGTCATCGCCCTGTCTTCCTCCAAAAAGGCAGAAGGTGAAGGACAACGAAAAGGACTTTGTTATCGTGCGCCGGCCATGGCTGCTCCGAGAGGCAGAGTCAG GTATTTCTTTGGATGCACTTCCAGATGAATTGCTTCTGGCAATCTTTGCCTATTTGCCCCTAAAGGATTTACTGAAAGTTTCTATGATTTGCAAGAGATGGCATCGACTTTC ATTTGATGAATCTCTCTGGCAGACTCTTGATCTGACTGGTGGGAATCTGCTGCCAGGAGTGCTTGGACAGTTGTTGCCTGCAGGCGTTACTGTGTTCCGCTGCCCGAGATCTTGCATTGGGGATCCATTGTTTAAAACAAGCAA tctTCTTAAAATTCAGCACCTGGATTTGTCAAACTGCACAGTGTCTGCTGCAGATCTCCACAGTATTATTTGTCTGtgtgaaaagctgcagaacCTCAGCTTGGAAGGTCTAGTGCTTTCTGACAACATCATCAA GAGCATTGCTAGAAATCCCAATTTGGTACGACTGAATCTCTGTGGGTGCTCAGGGTTTTCTGCAGAAGCCTTGGAGCTGATGTTGAGCAGCTGTTCTAT gctggaggagctgaacTTGTCCTGGTGTGAATTCACAGCCACTCATGTCAAAGCAGCAGTCAATCACATTACTTCAAAGATCACCCAGTTAAATTTAAGTGGCTACAGAGAGAATCTACAAATAGCAG ATGTGAAAACGCTGGTGGAGAGATGTCCTTTGCTTGTCCATTTAGATCTCAG TGACAGCATGATGTTAAAGCCTGAGTGCTTCCAGTATTTTAAACAACTTGTGTTCCTACAACACCTGTGCCTTAGCCGATGTTACCAGATATCACCTGCTGCCTTAGT AGAGCTTGGTGAAATTCGAACACTGAAGACTCTTCAGGTATTTGGAATAGTGACTGAtagctccctgcagctcctcgaGGAAGCATTACCTGACATGAAGATCAATGGTTCACACTTTACCAGCATTGCAAGGCCAACTGTTGGCAACAAAAAGAGCCATGAGATTTGGGGCATCAAATGCAGATTGACACTGAGAAATCCTAGTTTCTTTTGA